The Chitinophagales bacterium region ATCAAGTAATGGCGAGTAACGCAACATGCGTTCAAGCAACAATGCCGTGTTGGCATTCCCCGATGCTATTTGTCTTATGTTCACTTTTTAAAATTTTATTTGGTTTAAAAATTTATGCGTTTTGTTTTTTAATGCTTTCAAAACGTTTGCGGGCTTCCTCTTCAGCAGCTTTGTAAACGTCTTTTGGCTTAGCTGCAAATGCAGCATCATCTGCATCGGTTACGCTGCCTTGCTTTACGTTGGCAGCAGGTGCAGCAGGTTTTAACTCGGCAATCCAAGTTTTAGCCAAATCCACATTGCTTTTAATTAGGTTTGTGCCAAAGTCCATTTTGGCTTTAGCATCTTCTGCCGATAGCTTTAATGCTTCTACTTTGGTTTTAAGTTTAGCTTGTAAAGCCTCCGTTTCTTTTTTCTCGAAATCGGCAACTTTTTGCTTTAACGCGGCTAACTCTGCATTAGCTTTGCTGTCTTCTTCTTTTTTCTGAAATTCAGCAATTTGAGCATTGGCAGCATCTAATTGCTGCTGCAACTTTTTTAAATCTTCACTCATTGGTGTTTCTTTTTTTATGTTGGAAAAAATTAAACTCTTAAACTTCTCAAACCAAGCAGGGGTTTCGGTTTCGGCTTCAAAATTTATATTGTCGCCAAAGCAAACAATGCCGCTTTTTTCTTCGGCTGAAAAATTTTGAAAGTTATTTTCAGCAACGGCTGCCGTGCGCACAAGCCCGATGTGCGTAATTGCTCCTTGCAGCAAGCGAACAGAAATTTTATCTTGTTTAGTAGCTTTTAATGCCTCTATGGATTCTGCACTAAATTCGGCATCGCTTCTATTAAAACCAATGCTTTTTTTGCCGTTTTCTTCGTAAATAGAAATTGCAGATTTTGGCAACCAGCCAACTATTGGCAAATCGTTTTTAGGATGCCCGATTACAAAGGGCAATTTGCCGGCACCAACGGTAGCTGTGTGTATTGCAGCCACATCTTCGTTAGAGAAGGTTAAGCCGTTGTGCGTGCCTGCCGTAAATAAACGAAATTTCATGCTGCAAAAAAAAGCGTTGCGCGTGGCGCTTTTTAATCAATACGCTGAAAAAATAAACCCCTGCCAATGATTTTATTTTGCACGGAAAAAGCGCACATACATGAGTAGAGGAGATTATTTGGAGCAGGCGAAGAGGCTATATATTTATGAGCATAAAACGTTTGTGGAAATTAGTGAAATAATTCCTGTGAGCGATAAAACCATACGCAAATGGGCGAAGGAGTTTAATTGGTTTGCAATAAAAAAAGATGTACTCACCAACCAGAAAACAACATTGCTGCAAGCGGAGTATGTAACCAAGAGCTTAGGCGAATTATTAAGCGAACAATTAGCAAAAAAAGAAATGCCGAGTATTCCGGCATTGCAAGCCTATCGCGGACTTGTGCGCGAACTAAAAGCCGCGAAAGACTTCGATAAACAAAAGGAAAAAGAAGCCGAAGAGCAGCAGCAGAAACCCGATTTAAAAGAGATTACCAAAGCCGCCATAAAACAAGCATTTAGCTAATTATGAATTACTCAAAATTTGGCTTTTTGCCCTATCAGGTTGCCTATTTAAAAGATAAATCGCAAATAAAAATTTACGAGAAATCGAGGCAGGTGGGCATTAGCCGCACACAGGCTTTTGAAGATGTGGAAGATGCAGGGATTAACGCACTTTACGATGTTTGGTTCTCCTCAAACAGCGATAGCAATGCGCGTGAATACATAAGGTATTGCAAGCGTTTTGCAGAAACCTTGCAAATGGTTGTAAACGACCTTACAAGCCACGACTTTGTGAGCGATACAACTATTTACTGCATTGAGTTTACAAACGGCAAACGCATAACTGCTGTTAGTTCTAATCCTGAGCAGCTTCACGGCAAAAACGGCAAAATAATCTTAGATGAATTTGCACGTAGAGATAGCGAATTTGATGTGTGGGAAGCAGCATCGCCAGCCGCATTAATTTGGGGGCGACCAATGCGCATAATTAGTACGCACAACGGCAATAAGTCAATGTTTAAAGGCTTCATAAGCCGCATACACGAAGGCAAATTAAAGTGGAAGCACTTTAAAACTTCTATACACGATGCCGTTGCGCAAGGCTTGGCAGATAAGGTTGAAGGCAAAAAGCTAACACCAAAACAACGCCAAAACTGGTTAGATAATCTGCGCGAAACGGTTGCCGATGAGCAAGTGTGGCAGCAGCAGTTTTGCTGCGTTCCGGCAGAAGATGCCGCGTCTTTTATTCCGTACTCTATAATTGAGCTAAACGCCCGAAATACGCTGCTTTCTTTGGAAGAGTTAAAGAAGTGCCGAAGCCTGTATGGCGGCATTGACGTTGGACGTTTTAAAAACCTTACGGTGTTTTGGATTGCAGAGCAAACAAACAAAAACGCGCTAACCGTGCGGTATATTTTAACCCTGCAAAACATTGACTTTCCAACACAAGAAAGGGAAATAAGCAAGCTGATTAAGCAACTGCCAAACCTGCACCGCGTTTGTACGGATAAAACGGGCATGGGTATTGGTCTTACCGATTATCTTCAAAAAACATTTGGCACTGCACGTATAGAAGGTGTTACGCTTACGCAAGCAAACAAAGAGGCGTTAGGTTTTAGAGTTAAAAAACTAATGGAAGATAACGCTTTCGGTTTGCCAAACGATAACGCCATAAAAGAAGATTTTAGCAGCGTAAAACAAAGCACTACAAGCGGTGGCAACATTAGGCTTATTGCAGATACTGATGCCGATACCGGAAGCCATGCCGACTACTTTTGGGCAGCAGCATTAGCAGCCGAAGCATGGGCAATTATGCCCTTTGTAAAATTTGAAGTTGGCACACCAAGCAGCAATTTGCAAGAGCATTTTAAATACAGTTTAAAAGGATTTTCAAAAGATTTTAAAAGTTAAGTTATGGAAGCAATTCAACATGGTTTCTTTGCAACCGAGTTTGTGCCAAAAGAAATCTTCGATAGATATGGCGTTAATTCTTGGTGGTTTATTGATGAACGTATTGTGAGGATAAACGCAGAGCTAAAGAAGGATTTTAATCGAGCCGTAATTATCAATAATTGGAGTGTGAAAGGCACACGCCAATACTGCGGCTACCGACCGCCTACAAGTATTATCGGAGGCAAAAACAGCCAGCACAGGCATGGCAGAGCTTCCGATACTATTATTTCAGGCATTCACGCAAACGAGGTGCGCGAATGGATAATGCAGCACAAAGAACGATACATGCAGCTTGGACTTACCACGCTGGAGCATCAAGATTTTGCGCCAACTTGGGTACACTTAGATTGCCGTTGGACTGGATTAAACGATATTTTAATTGTGAAGCCATGAGCGGTATAAGTGTACAGTTTAACGAAAGCGACTGGCTAAAGCTGCGAACTATGCAGCGGCAACTGCCCTCGTTTATAGAAGAAACGAGGTTGCGCAGAGCCGTGGGGCAACTACTCGCAAGCGGAGGCAAGCGAAATATAAACGAAGGTTCGCCCGATGGCATTGCAAGCTATGCGCTTTTAAGCCCTAAAACCGTTGCCAAAAAAGGCTTTTCGCTGCCGCTTATTGGCGCAAAACAAAAAGGTGTAATGAGTGGTGTACTGCGCAACTCCATTAGCTACGAATTAGGCAAAGGCGATACTATCTATTTAACGGCAATGGACTATGCCAAATATCACCAGTTCGAGAACAGAGGCAAGTCCACCGCGCCACACCGCCCGATTTTTACCATTAGAAACAGCGATGTGCCTGATATTATGAGGTTTGTAACCGATGCCTTTACAAGACGAATGAATAAACTTTCAAAATAAAATTTATGCCAAAACAAGAAAAAATAATTACTGCCGAAAACATAAATAGCGCACTAAAAGTATTGCCTAATCCATCTGCGGTTTTAAGTTCAAAATCGGCAACGGTAGAGCTTTACCACAAGGTAGCAAAACAGCATGATATATTTAGCCGTTCGCAGAATTACAAAGATGCTATAAGCGGCATGGCGGTTACATCTACAAGCAATTTCTTTCAAAAATACATAAGCACCAAAGGCATAAACTTTAGAGAGTTAATTCGCTGGGTAGTGAGCGCTCGCGATTACGGCTATGCGGTTATAGAGATTACTGCTTACGATATTGTGGAAGGCAAAACCGTGCCTACCAAATTTAAACTTTGCAAGCCCGAAAGATTTGCAATAGGCACTAAAGGCGAATTGCGCTATTTAGCCAAACATGCAGGACCCGAAGGCATAGATATACAAGCCGATTATCCAAATAAATTTATTTGGGTAAAAAACGAAGCAAGCGATAATTCGCCTTACGGTATTGCGCTGCTGGATATTGCTTACTGGATAGCAGTAGGCTTAAACGGCAACTACGAAAGTATTATCACTTTAAGCGAATACGATGGCGCTGATAAATGGGTTGGCTACTACAATCCCGATGCCACGCCTGCCGAAAAATCAGAAATGCTCAACTCGCTTTTGACGCTCAAAAAAAACAGCGTTGCAACCTTGCCGCAAGGCTCACAAGTAGAGGCAATAGAGTATAAAGGCAGAACCTCCTCCAGCGAGCTTTACGGTAATATAGATGAAATGTTTTTGCGCAAAATAGAACACCTTTGGTTTGGCACAGACTTAATGATGCAGGTGCAAGGCAAAGGCGGCTACAGCAGCAGCAATACAGGCTTTAACATTCGCGAAGATGCTTTGGCTCAAGGTGTAAATTTGGTGCGCGATTGCTTTGAGCAAATAAACCAATTTATCGCTTCTATAAACGGCTCTTTATTGGAAGATATAGGGCTTAATTTAACCAGTCCGCGAAGCGTAACTAAAGAAGAAGCCGAAGTTGATAATATCTACTTCCAAATGGGCTTAAAACCTACCAAAGAGTTCTTCGTAAACAGAGGCTACTCGCCAAGCGAATTTGAAATAGGAAATCCAATTTCGGCATTGCCGGGTAATGCGGAGTTTTCTTCCCGTGATTTAGATACGCTTTTCGACAACTTCTTCCCAAAGTAGAAAGCCCGTCTATCGCCTTCATAGGCGGGCTTAGCAGCCTCTTGTACGAGGCTTTGTGGCATAGTTGGACACAAGGGCAGGAAAGTGTTTTAAAAGCCTTAAAACGCAATATTTCGTTTTCCGAAAAAAAGCACGGAAAGCCTTTTAATACTTTGCAGCTAAAAAGCGGCAACATTGATGCTGCGAAATGGCTTAAATTTCAATCGTTTACAACGGCAGTTGTGGAAGATGAAAAGCTGCGACTAAACATAAAGAAGTCGCTCGAAGAGGCGTTAAAAAACGGACTTACCAAGAAAGATTTTTTGAAGGCTTTGCCCAAAAAATTGGCGGCATTTAAAGGCAAGCTAAAAACCACCTTTGAAACCAATCAGGCATTGGCGTTTGGCGCTGCACAGCAAGCCAAAATGATAGAAGTATCTGATGACTTTCCGTATTGGCAATATAGCGCGATTATGGATAGCGTTACACGCCCGAGCCACGCGGCACTGCACGGTAAAATATTTAAAACAGGCGACCAAAGGTTTTACCCTCCAATAGGCTTTAATTGCAGATGCACAGCCATACCGCTCACAGCTTTGCAAGCCGAGCGAATAAACCCGAATTATTTTGTTTCCGAAAAGCAAAACATAAACGAGCCTTTGCAAAACAGCGAGTTTATAGGCAATAAACAAAAAAATTTCGTGAAATGGATAAAAAGCCGAGCCGAAGAAGCCGAGCCGAAAACAAAGACTTTGCTGCTAAATGCCGCGAAGGAACTTTTAGTCAATATCAATACGCTCAAGTGATGTGGTGAATGGCACTACGCAAGTATCCATATAATTGCGCAAAAATTTGCGGCTTGCGCCTGCACCTTCGTATATAGAAGCCTTTATGAAGTATCGGTAAAGCAAAGCAGGTTTTGGGTCTATTTCGGGGAAAATAACTGCAAGCCGGGCTTTTCGGTAATATTCTTGCACAGAATCTAAGTAGCGGCTGTTGGAGGTAGTTTTGTAAAGCTCCATATACTTGCTGCCTGTGGTAAGTATGGCAGAAGCCCTCAAAGTGTCCACATAATTATAGTTACTGGCAATTACCTCTAAAGATTTTAGTTCTTGAATATCTATTTCGCCATCTCCCTTAAATGCCCTATCCAAAATATACTGGCGTTGCACCTGCTGCATTTTGCGCATGTTTGCCGCCTGCTCCGAGCAAGCCGCAAGCAGCAATAGTGTTGCTGCTATAATTACCGTAGTTTTCATTTTTAAAATTGGTTTTAAATTGAATTAAAATTGAAATTAAAACATTAACCTTTATTGCCGGATTGGCTGCTGTAACTGTGCAATGTTTTTGCAAAATCCGAGCTAACTTTTTCTTTATCTATTACAAAAACATGAACGCCAACGGCATCGCACAGCTTTAAGAAGTTATCTAAAGAAAGTGAATTTTTGGCTGATAACATTCGGCTTACGTTTGGCTGCAAAAGCCCTGTTTTATCGGCTATTTGCGAGTGTGTGATATTACGCGATGTAGCTACCCTGTGGAGGTAGCTACATAACGCTTGGCGTTGAATTTGAACTTTTGGATTGGAAATATCATTCATTGCTTTCGTTGCTTTTGGCTTCGTCAATAGCTTTTATTTCTTCGGCAAAATTCTCCATAATCCAAGAAACTACACTTTGTTCTTCCGGTATTTCAAAAGCTTCTCGAGTACCATCTGTGGTAGGAGATAAATGATGCTTAGCTATTTCTTCGCCTCTGTACGAAATTCTTGTGTAGCCTTCCAATGCTTGTTTGATTATTATTTCACTCATTTGGTTTGATTTTGTTGGTTAATAATTAAACTTGGGTTGTTTTTTATGTTTTAATGTGGCTGGTATTTCACCAGCCACATTTCCAGTTGTAACCTCATAAAATCTCAATTAAAGATGGGCAAATGTGTGTAAAGCTATTTTTGCCATTAGAAACTATAATAATATTCCCGTTTTGAACGGAAATTGATGGCGTTTCTTTTTTTGATGCTTTAAAATAAAATTTATCTTCCAAATCTTCCTTTGAAAGAGTTCCAAAGTAACTTACAGATTTTCGCGACACACTCCAATGAGCTTTCAAATCCACTTCAATGCCCTTTACAACTACTTTCATTGTTTCGGGGTTCTCAGCTATTATTTGCTCCCAAACTTGATCAACATCATTACGATTACTTCCACTATAGCCAACGTGTGATGTAGCATTTGGCAATGTTGCGTAATCAATCTGTGGGTTTAGAATTTGGTTCTTAGTTCCGCTTCTGAGGTTTGAAATTTGCGTTTTCATTTTGTGTTGTTTTTTGTTTTAAATGATAATGCAAAAGTAATATCAATTTTGATATTGTCAAGTGGTTAATTGTTAAAAATTAAACTTAGGTTGTTTTTTAACAATTAAATTTATGGTGAAGAAAAGAAAGTGGCGCAAATGCTTGTTTTGCGCCAAAGAATTAAAATGGTAGCTTATGGTTGCTTAGTTCTTGTAGTAGTGCCTTCATCAGCTCCGGTGGTGTGTTTGTGGTGTCTTCTCTGTATAATCTACGCAGCGCCATAACCACAAGGGCGTTTTGCGATATATCGTGATTATCTATCCACTCCTTTAAGTACAAAGGAACTTCTACAGTTATTTTGGCTTTGTTTGGCATTATACAGGCATTATGCAGTTAATACTATGGTGTTTTGTTTCGCATATTTGGGAGTTAGCAGCAACCTTAACGGACGCTATCTAACCATTCAAAATCTTCTTTAGTGCCATATTCCCAGTCGTGTGACAATACCTTTGGTTTGTAATCTAAATCAAGCAGACACATTACAAGGTTCAATACAAACCCTTCTGCATATTGACCACTAACACCAAAAGAGCCACTTACTCTAATGTAATTCGGGTTATCAAAGTAAACATCGCATACAGGCAAACCTGCTAAACCTTGTTTACTAAACTTTGACAAATTGACCATTGCCGTATCAAAATCATTTTGACTAATCGGCTTTTCTTTACTTGCTATATAAAATGAATATCCCATACTAAAAGGCTGCTGCTAACATCTGCTTTGCAAAAAAGGGGCAGACGGATGTAAGTCAGCATTTGTTTATAAATCAACTTTTGTAAGTATGCCAAGCGAAGTGCAATAAATCCCCTTCTTCGCAAAGCATTGTACCGTTATGTGCCATTTTAAGACACATACAGCGGTTCTTCTTTCGTAATGTTTTCAACCCAAAATGAGTGTGCTTCATTCGGACTGTCAAACCTTGTGTTTTTTATAAATTTGTCTGTTCTACTTGACGGTATTGGTTCATAATGGAATTTACCATCCTTTCCTAAAACCCACTCGTGCATTTTGAGAACCCATAATCTATTCCCGTCAATTTGGTCTCTTGCTTCTATTTTTATAGGGCGGTTGTAAAAAATACAAGTACCTAAATCAAATGTGGTTGCTCTTTCTAACCACTCACTTGGTAACATCATAATTTTGAAATTTTGAATAAAAACGGCACATAACATAGCATTGGCAAAAAAGCCGTTGAAGTGCTATCATTGAACTGTTGTGCTTGGTTAAACATTTGTATTTCTATTTTAATTTTGTACTAAAATTCGGCTTCTTCGCCAATGCTCGGAAACGTTACCAGAAATGCCTATCCGACACGCTTACGGCTTGCTTCAAACCTTTTAATAAGTTCACTGAACAAAACGTCTGGGTCGTGTTTAAAATCTACTGGCACACGCAAAGACCAAGCCTTGCCACCACTCTCACATAATTTAGAAATCCATTCCGAACATTTTGCTACCAATTCAGTGTCTGACAAAGGCACTTCTGGTAACAAACAGTTTTGTGCAATTTGGGCTGAATTGCTAACCTGAACTTTATTTTCCATTTTGAACTTAATTTATAAATTAAACATTTGTACTTTCTATCCCCAAACTGCACAAAGCTGTCGGGACGTTAGCACCAATGCCAGCGGACACCCTACCATAAAGTGAGCTGACTGACATAGATGTTAAAACGCTTTTCTTGTTTGTGCCAATATTCAGGGTCAATTTCAAACCCCACATATTCGCAATTTGCTTTTTTTGCTGCAATCCTACTGCTACCACCGCCAACGTGGGTATCAAGTATTTTGCATCCTTCAAATCCATAATCCGCAATTAATTTTTGGTACAACAAAGTAGGTTTATGGCAAGGGTGTATTCGCTTTTCGTTTAGTTGCTTATTGCCTTGCTGTGTCATTGGTTCGCTTAGGCTCTTAGCTTGGCACATCCCAGCCCACAATAAAGGCAATTCAATTTCTTCATCAATCATTGAGCAATAAGCAAGTTCATACTTCTTAAAACTCAATCCTTCAGCAACGCCTTTATTCCACTTTATTCTGCCAGTTCCTACCATTTGCCAGTTCACGTATTCAATACCAAAAATTATTTGCTCCTTACTTACTCGTTTCAGTTCGTCAAAGTATTCCTGTGTTGGCGGTTCTTTATCCCAATCCTTTTGAGTATAAACTTCCTTGTTCTTATTGCCGTTTAGCCTTGTTCCGTTCTTTTGCTTTACTGTGGTTTTCGTTTCCCTCAGGTATGCCATTTTACCCACATTTATACCATAAGGAATATCGCAAATTGCTAAATCAAAATAGCCATCAGGAAAGCGTTTTAACCCCACCATACAATCCTCATTGAACACCACCGATAAAGGCACTGGTGCTAACAAGGTATTGCCAAAAGCAGGGCTGACCTGCTCCGAACAAACTTTGGTATGTAATTCAACTTTCTGCATCTATGTTACTTTTGTGCTGTAAATCCCTGCCTTCGGCAATACCCAAACCGTTATTTGGTTTTTAATTTTAAACAATACATAACTGCATCATCAGAATTATGCAGACTGACAGGAATATTTTTAAATGAATTGACTTTTGCAATATCCACTTTGAAATCTGCAATTTGTTCGGCTTCTAATTTTAATATTTCGTAAGGTGTTTTGCCTAATT contains the following coding sequences:
- a CDS encoding terminase family protein; amino-acid sequence: MNYSKFGFLPYQVAYLKDKSQIKIYEKSRQVGISRTQAFEDVEDAGINALYDVWFSSNSDSNAREYIRYCKRFAETLQMVVNDLTSHDFVSDTTIYCIEFTNGKRITAVSSNPEQLHGKNGKIILDEFARRDSEFDVWEAASPAALIWGRPMRIISTHNGNKSMFKGFISRIHEGKLKWKHFKTSIHDAVAQGLADKVEGKKLTPKQRQNWLDNLRETVADEQVWQQQFCCVPAEDAASFIPYSIIELNARNTLLSLEELKKCRSLYGGIDVGRFKNLTVFWIAEQTNKNALTVRYILTLQNIDFPTQEREISKLIKQLPNLHRVCTDKTGMGIGLTDYLQKTFGTARIEGVTLTQANKEALGFRVKKLMEDNAFGLPNDNAIKEDFSSVKQSTTSGGNIRLIADTDADTGSHADYFWAAALAAEAWAIMPFVKFEVGTPSSNLQEHFKYSLKGFSKDFKS
- a CDS encoding DUF935 family protein gives rise to the protein MPKQEKIITAENINSALKVLPNPSAVLSSKSATVELYHKVAKQHDIFSRSQNYKDAISGMAVTSTSNFFQKYISTKGINFRELIRWVVSARDYGYAVIEITAYDIVEGKTVPTKFKLCKPERFAIGTKGELRYLAKHAGPEGIDIQADYPNKFIWVKNEASDNSPYGIALLDIAYWIAVGLNGNYESIITLSEYDGADKWVGYYNPDATPAEKSEMLNSLLTLKKNSVATLPQGSQVEAIEYKGRTSSSELYGNIDEMFLRKIEHLWFGTDLMMQVQGKGGYSSSNTGFNIREDALAQGVNLVRDCFEQINQFIASINGSLLEDIGLNLTSPRSVTKEEAEVDNIYFQMGLKPTKEFFVNRGYSPSEFEIGNPISALPGNAEFSSRDLDTLFDNFFPK
- a CDS encoding minor capsid protein, with protein sequence MYEALWHSWTQGQESVLKALKRNISFSEKKHGKPFNTLQLKSGNIDAAKWLKFQSFTTAVVEDEKLRLNIKKSLEEALKNGLTKKDFLKALPKKLAAFKGKLKTTFETNQALAFGAAQQAKMIEVSDDFPYWQYSAIMDSVTRPSHAALHGKIFKTGDQRFYPPIGFNCRCTAIPLTALQAERINPNYFVSEKQNINEPLQNSEFIGNKQKNFVKWIKSRAEEAEPKTKTLLLNAAKELLVNINTLK
- a CDS encoding helix-turn-helix transcriptional regulator; translated protein: MNDISNPKVQIQRQALCSYLHRVATSRNITHSQIADKTGLLQPNVSRMLSAKNSLSLDNFLKLCDAVGVHVFVIDKEKVSSDFAKTLHSYSSQSGNKG
- a CDS encoding site-specific DNA-methyltransferase, which produces MQKVELHTKVCSEQVSPAFGNTLLAPVPLSVVFNEDCMVGLKRFPDGYFDLAICDIPYGINVGKMAYLRETKTTVKQKNGTRLNGNKNKEVYTQKDWDKEPPTQEYFDELKRVSKEQIIFGIEYVNWQMVGTGRIKWNKGVAEGLSFKKYELAYCSMIDEEIELPLLWAGMCQAKSLSEPMTQQGNKQLNEKRIHPCHKPTLLYQKLIADYGFEGCKILDTHVGGGSSRIAAKKANCEYVGFEIDPEYWHKQEKRFNIYVSQLTLW